From Candidatus Tumulicola sp.:
CGCCGCTCGTCCGTCGGATTGCAAGTCGCGGCGGCCGAGGCCGGCTGCGACGATCAACGACGGGCCGAGATCGGCCAGGTACTCGGTGGGGAAATCGACCGGATTGTAGCTTGCGCGGTCCAGCGGATTGGCGATGTGCACCGGCAGCGCTAGTTCGCGCGAGAGAAAGCTGTCGATATTCGCCAGCCGCGCTGTGCCGCCGCCGAGGATCACGCTCTCGATCGTCTCACCGCGGAAACGCGTGCGGAAATAATCGAGCGATTTGTGGATCTCGGTGACGAGCTCGGTCAACGGCGGCGTGATGACGTTGAACAGCCGGGTGACCGTCGGCGGCGCGGGCTCCGCTTCGCCCTGCGTGAGGACGGCCGCTTTCTCTCTTTTCAGTTTTTCCGCTTCCTCGGTGGAGATGTTCATGCCGGTCGCGATCGCTTTGGTGAACGCATCTCCGCCGATCGGAACGTTACGCGTGAACGGCACGAAGCCGCTCTTGGTGATGTTGATGCTGGTGGACGACGCGCCGATGTTGATGATCGCGATGTTTTGCTCGAAATCCGGGTCCTGAGGCGACAGCATCGCGCGCACCATGGCGAACGGCTCCACTTCGACGATCGCAGGCGTGAGGCCGGCGAATTGCAGCGCGCTCACCTGGCTGAGCACCAGGTCCTTCTGCGCCGCGACGATGAGCACGTCCATGTTCTGGCCGTCTTCCGAGCGTCCGAGGATCTTCGCGTCGATCTGCGCTTCTTCGACCGAATATGGAAGGAAGCGCTCGGCTTCGTACTTCGTCGAGTCACGCAGTTCGCGTTCGTTCATCAACGGCATGGAGACTTGACGGACGACGACGGTGGGACCGCTCACCGCGCTCACGACGCGCTTTGCAGAAAAAGCGCCGTCGGCGAACAGATGGCGAAGTGCGTCGCCCACCACGGGTGGATCCGTGATGACGCCGTCTTTGATCGAGTTGGATGGCGTGGCGATTTTGTAAACGTGCTCGAGCACTGGACCGCGTCCAGACGGCGCGAACTGCACCGCTTTCAACTCCGCAGAGCCGAAATCGATGCCGACATAGTGCTGCCCGCCGCGCGCGAACATCCGACCGAGGAACGACATGGCCCCTTTTCCCATCCCCGTCGTGCGGAACAAGAATCAAGAAAGGCTGCCGGGGAAATATGCCTCTCGCTGTAACCTATCGGCCAAAGGTGGGACGGATTTTAGAACAGTTATTCGAGTGCCGGGAGGCTCGTCCCGACTCGTAGTACGGCGCCGCTAGCCTACCAGGGTCTTGAGCTTGGCTGCGTCGGCGATCACAATGTGGCCCGTCTGCATGTCGATCAGCTTCTCATCCCAGAAGCGATTCAGCATGCGATTCGCCGTCTCGCGCGTCGTGCCGATCATGTTCGCCATTTCCTGATTCGTCAAACGCAGGGTCAGCCGGATGCCGCCCTCGACGGTCTCGCCGAACTGCCCGCTTAAGTGCAGCAGCAGCGCTGCCAAGCGCGTGCGGATGTCTTGGTAGGCTGCGGCTTGAATCGCCTGGTTCGTCTCGCGCAACCGCGCTGACAGCGCCAGCACCAGCGAGAGGCTCATATTCGGGCTTTTAGCGAGCAGCTCGAGAAAATCTTTGCGCGGCAGCATCGCCGCTTCGACCTCGCCGATGGCCTTGATCGTGGCGGAGCGAGGCGAACCGTCAAGCACGCCCATCTCGCCGAAAAAGTCGCCTTCGCGCAAGATCGTGAGGATGGTCTCTTTGCCGTCGTTGCTGACGCGAGTGACCGCCACATTGCCTTTGACCACGATGAACAACGCATCGCCGGCGTCGCCTTCGTAGACGAGCACGGCATGTTTCGGGTAGCGGCGTGAGACCATGAGCGCAGCGACCGCGGTGCGGTCGTTTTCGCTGAACTCCCCGAAGAGCGGGACTTTTTTCAGCAGCGCGGGCTCGAGTGCTTTATCCGACGTTCGTTGCCCCATCCTATCCTCCCTAACTGTATCGGCTGCTACCCGCGCGTCCAATACGATTGCAGGAGGGCGCGATACCACTCGTAAGGTCCGCTTATCGCAAGCGGGGCATAAGTGGCGATGAGCGACGCAAGGACCAAAAAAGGCCCGAATGGCAGCGCGTCGCGCCGGCCGCGTTTGCCGGCCAGCAGTATCGGGACGGCGAGCAACGCGCCGATGACAAAAGCTGCCACCGCAACGCCGAGTCCTAAAGGAAACCCGTACAGCAGACCGAGCGCCGCGCCGAGCTTGACGTCACCAAGCCCAAGGCCCGCCCCGCGCGTCCCCAAGTAGACCGCGCCGAAGATGGCGGCTCCGAGCGCCGCGCCTTCGAGCGCGCCGATGATGTCGCGCTCCGTCAACGCGCGCACGAGGCCGATCGCGCCAAGCGCGACGACGCTCCAGTCAAGCACCAGCAGGTGGTCCAGATCGATGAACGCGACCGCGATCAGGACCGCGCTCGCAAGGCAAGCCAGCGCGGTCTGCACGCTCAGTCCGAACTCCACAAAGGCCAGGACGAACAGCACGCCGGTCAACAGCTCCACGAGCGGATAGCGTCCGGACACCGGCGCGCCGCAGTAGCGGCATTTCCCGCCGAGCAGCATGTACGAGAACACCGGAACGTTGTCGATGGCTGAAAGCGGATGCCGGCATGCGGGGCAGTGCGAGCCCGGACGGATCAGCGACTCGCCGCGCGGCAAGCGGTAGATCACGACGTTCAGAAAAGAGCCGAACGCCAGCCCGACGATGCCAAAAAGGATGAGGATCAGTGAGGTCATCGGCGCCTGCGAGCGGCCTTAGTTGCCGACGATGCCGGCGTTTTGGTCGTACAGGATCCCCGTGCACGCCGTGCAGTTCGCAGTCGTACCATCTTTCACCAGCGCACGCGTGGTGGTCGGGTCGTGCTTGGCGCTGTCGCTGACTTGATAAGCGCCATAGGAGCCGGGCGTGTTGGTGATCGTGTACGCGGCGTTATCGACCGGGTCGGTCGGCGTGAAACTTAGGTACGGCGTGGTGAGACCACTCGCTCCGAAGCCGCCCGGATACGCGCCGTGGTTATCGACGGCATATTCTTCCATAGCGGTCGCGATCTGCTGCTCGTTGCTTTCGCAGGCCGAGGTCTGCGACTCGGCGCGGGCGTGCAGGAAGTTCGGGATCAAGATCGCCGCGAGAATCGCGATAATCGCGATGACGATCATGAGCTCGATGAGCGTGAAGGCGCGTCGAAGGCGTGGCAAGTCCTGGGTCCACCTTTCCCCTATTTTAATGCCCACATCCCCGCTGGTTAGCCCGTAAAGGCGATGGGCGGCCGGTCACACTCCGTGACCGCCCGCCCGCCACTTCGGTCTCGAGGGCCGCTATTGGCCGACGATGCCGCCGCTCTGGTTGTAGGAGATGCTCGTGCAAGCCGTGCACTTCGCGCCGCCGGCCTGGAATAACCCTATGGTCGTGGTCGGGTCGTGGCCGCCGCTGTCGTTGACCTGATAGGAGCCGTACGCGCCCGCCGTGTTCGTCAACGTGTAGGTCGTGCCATTGACCGGATCCTTGGGCGCGAAGGTCAGGTACGGCGTGGTGAGACCGCTCGCCCCGAAGCCGCCCGGATATGCGCCGTTGTTATCGACTGCGTACTCTTCCATCGCCGTGGCGATCTGTTTCTCGTTGCTCTCGCAGGCCGCGGTCTGCGACTCGGCGCGGGCGTGTAAGAAGTTCGGGATCAGGATCGCCGCCAGGATCGCGATAATCGCGATGACGATCATGAGTTCGATAAGCGTGAAAGCGCGCTGAAGGCGTGGCAATTCCCGGCTCCACCTTTCCCTTTTCTTAATGCCCATATCCCTCGCCGGCTAGCCCGGTAAAGGCGACGGGCGGGACGGCCACGCTCCGTGACCCCCGCCCGCTACTTCGGTCTCGAGGGCCGCTATTGCCCGACGATGCCCGCGTTCTGGTTGTAAGAGAT
This genomic window contains:
- the pilM gene encoding type IV pilus assembly protein PilM, yielding MSFLGRMFARGGQHYVGIDFGSAELKAVQFAPSGRGPVLEHVYKIATPSNSIKDGVITDPPVVGDALRHLFADGAFSAKRVVSAVSGPTVVVRQVSMPLMNERELRDSTKYEAERFLPYSVEEAQIDAKILGRSEDGQNMDVLIVAAQKDLVLSQVSALQFAGLTPAIVEVEPFAMVRAMLSPQDPDFEQNIAIINIGASSTSINITKSGFVPFTRNVPIGGDAFTKAIATGMNISTEEAEKLKREKAAVLTQGEAEPAPPTVTRLFNVITPPLTELVTEIHKSLDYFRTRFRGETIESVILGGGTARLANIDSFLSRELALPVHIANPLDRASYNPVDFPTEYLADLGPSLIVAAGLGRRDLQSDGRAA
- a CDS encoding Crp/Fnr family transcriptional regulator, which gives rise to MGQRTSDKALEPALLKKVPLFGEFSENDRTAVAALMVSRRYPKHAVLVYEGDAGDALFIVVKGNVAVTRVSNDGKETILTILREGDFFGEMGVLDGSPRSATIKAIGEVEAAMLPRKDFLELLAKSPNMSLSLVLALSARLRETNQAIQAAAYQDIRTRLAALLLHLSGQFGETVEGGIRLTLRLTNQEMANMIGTTRETANRMLNRFWDEKLIDMQTGHIVIADAAKLKTLVG
- a CDS encoding prepilin peptidase yields the protein MTSLILILFGIVGLAFGSFLNVVIYRLPRGESLIRPGSHCPACRHPLSAIDNVPVFSYMLLGGKCRYCGAPVSGRYPLVELLTGVLFVLAFVEFGLSVQTALACLASAVLIAVAFIDLDHLLVLDWSVVALGAIGLVRALTERDIIGALEGAALGAAIFGAVYLGTRGAGLGLGDVKLGAALGLLYGFPLGLGVAVAAFVIGALLAVPILLAGKRGRRDALPFGPFLVLASLIATYAPLAISGPYEWYRALLQSYWTRG
- a CDS encoding prepilin-type N-terminal cleavage/methylation domain-containing protein, whose amino-acid sequence is MPRLRRAFTLIELMIVIAIIAILAAILIPNFLHARAESQTSACESNEQQIATAMEEYAVDNHGAYPGGFGASGLTTPYLSFTPTDPVDNAAYTITNTPGSYGAYQVSDSAKHDPTTTRALVKDGTTANCTACTGILYDQNAGIVGN
- a CDS encoding type II secretion system protein, coding for MPRLQRAFTLIELMIVIAIIAILAAILIPNFLHARAESQTAACESNEKQIATAMEEYAVDNNGAYPGGFGASGLTTPYLTFAPKDPVNGTTYTLTNTAGAYGSYQVNDSGGHDPTTTIGLFQAGGAKCTACTSISYNQSGGIVGQ